TTCGGCAACTCACGTGAAGTATAATATCTATCTATCTGCGATCTGCTTATAAATGTGGTTCGAACCTGAATTCAGCTAACACTTTATGTGCGCCAGAATTCGTTCACTAATTCAGCGTATGGTTGAACGCACCGTAAAACAACGAATATAAACTTTTAATATTAataattatgtagatttttaaTGCCCCATTGGCGGAAAACTGCGTGATCATTCAGTAGATCGTTTCTTCTCTCCTTTCACTTCCGTTCGTCTCAATGATCATGGATCTTTGACAGATCATCAATGCTGGCCTTTCTCGCCGGGGTTCCGTTAGGCGTTACGTCCACCAGTGCTCCCAACAGATCCCCGACCCGTAACCTGTCCCGGATTACAATTCGGAACCAGAGTTACCTCAAATTTCCAGCACCGCTAAGTTAGCGACTCCTCGTTTGAAGACGCCTCCACTCGTTCTGACCATGACCTGACGGATACGACCATCCTTGGATACTATCAGCTGTTCCACTACTCCTCGAATCCAGGCCTTACGCTTTGATCCTTCCACCACATAAACTAAATCACCCTCCCTAAGAGGCGTACTTTCGATGAACCACTTGGAACGTTGATTAACAGTCGGAACGTATTCCTTAATCCACCTCTTCCATAGTTCATCTGCAAGTTGCTGGGATCGTTTGAAAGAGTTTCGAAGAGCTTCGGCTAGGTTGGTTGGGTATACAACTTCCTGTGGTTCGTTCGGGTTTGAACCTCTCAGAAAAGTATTTGGACTCAGAGCTTCGCATTCTGAGTCAGAAGACACGTGAGTGAGGGGGCGGCTGTTTATTATATCCTCGGTTTCAGCGAGAGTGGTGAGCAGAATTTCATCGTTGAGTTTACGGCCGTCGTCCAAAGCTGCCATAACACTTTTGACGGACCGGACCATCCTCTCCCACACCCCGCCCATGTGAGGGGTGGCTGGAGGATTGAAATGCCAACTCGTTGTAGCATTTGTGAATTCGTCAGCACAAAGATGGTCTATCGATCGAATTTGTTGCACCATTTCCTTGCTTGCACCTTGAAAATTGGTTCCGTTGTCGGAAAAATACTCCGTAGCTGGTCCTCGACGACTGATAAACCGCCGAATGGACATGAGGCACGACTGAGCAGAAAGGCTGTGTGCCACCTCCAAGTGAACTGCTCTTATCACCATGCAGGTGAACACGACTATCCATCGCTTCTCTCTGCGACGTCCCACGGAAACTTCTACCGGCCCAAGGTAGTCGACGCCAACAAACGTGAACGGGCGTCTGAACGGTGTCAGCCTTTGTACAGGTAATGCCGCCATCCTGGGAGTTCTTGGTTTACACTTGCGGACCTTGCAAAACACACACGCCTTCTCTATCTGCTTAATTAGCGAAGTCAGACCACTTATTGAAAATCTCTGCATTACTTCATTTTTCACAGTTGCCCGGAACCCATGGCCATACCGCTCGTGATAGTGTCGGACGAGAAGCGCTGTTACTGCATGACATCCCGGAAGAATAATCGGGAATCGTAGATCAAAGGGAAGGAAATTGGCGTTTTCGGATCGACCTTCCATTCGCAAGACTCCTTCGGAATCTAGCAGAGgtgtaaattttaataaaggGCTCGATTTATCCAATGGAATCCAATTAGACGGAGGATTACTCAAATTTTTCTTAAGAGTCTTAATTTCGTCTCCGAATACCTCACCCTGTGCCACCATGAAGATGATGTTTTCGGCACGTCGGTGTTCGGACTGTTGCAACGGAACCAGAACTGCATCATTTTGCCTTTTCACGAGCTTCTTGAGGTTTTCGGTGGCTAGGATGGTTTCGATGGGTTGGCCTGAACGTTTCCGTCTGCAGTTTGAGATGAAACGAAGTACGCTAGCAACAGTTCTCACAGCAATGTTCCATTTTGAAAAACGAGTTACGTCGATCAGTGGACTGAACAGTTTAATTTCATGGAACAGGTGCGTGGCTCTAACTTCAGCTTCTGTGTTTGGAGACGGCAGATGTTGTGGAGGCCAAAAGGAGGGTGGTCGATAAAGAAAGTCGGGCCCACGATACCAAATACTATTAGCAGACAAATCTGGTGTGGGACCACGTTTAGTGAGGCAATCAGCAACGTTTAATTTCGATGGTACGTAATGCCAATCAGAAAGCTTTGTAAGACTAAGTATTTCACCTATTCTGTACCCCACAAAGGGTTTATACTTTCGTTGGTCGGACTGAATCCACGAAAGTACCGTGCGAGAATCCGTCCAATAAAAGGTTTTATCGACTTGAAGGGAGTGGTTATCTTTGACGACTTGTGCTAGCTGCGACCCTTGAACCGCAGCTTTTAATTCGAGTCGCGGAATCGATAGTAATTTTATTGGAGCAACTTTCGACTTTGCCATCACCATAGCACATTTGACGGAGTTTTCGACAACGATTCTAAGAAACGCAACGCTTCCAAAGGCGTTCTCACCAGCATCGGAAAAAATATGTAATTGGATGGCGCCAAACTGATCAGACGGAGTCGAGCCAAAGTAACTTCTGGGAATTCTAATGTGTTTGATCGTGGCGAACATCGAAACCCACTGCTGCCAATTCGCCAACGTACTTTCATCGATCAAATCGTCCCACTCGCAACCGGTTCTCCATAAATCTTGGattaacatttttcccaacacggTGAGTGGTGCAACGAGGCCCATGGGATCAAAAAGAGACATAACAGTGCTGAGGATGTTTCTTTTAGTAGGTTTATCTTTGGCGATAGAAGTTGTGCTCATCGGAGCCGAAAAGGAGAattcatccaaatgaggatcccaAGTGATTCCCAGAACCCGTTCATATTGTGTTACCTTATCGAGATGAAAGTGTACAGCTTCGTCGTTGCCGGTGGTTCCCAATCCTACGAGAACTTCTGTTGAATTGGATGTCCAGTTCGTTATCTCGAATCCGCCATTCGAGTGGACCAACCGCACCTCTTTCGCTCGTTGGACCGCCTCTTCTATTCCGTCGAAGCTGTCGTAATAGTCATCGACATAATGGCGGTGTATGATGGCTTCGGCAGCACCAGGGTATCGATCGGAGAACTCTTGGGCATTTCGGTTCTTTACAAATTGGGATGAGCAGGGGGAGCAGGCAGACCCGAAGGTGGCTACATCCATCACGTACACTGTTGGCTGTTCATTTGGAAGGGATCGGAACAGGAATCGCTGGGCCTGTTTATCAGCTTCCCGAATCCGCAGTTGGTGAAACATTTCACGTATGTCGCCCCCTACCGCTATTCGTCTTTCACGAAATTTGCTGATAACGGCAGGCAACGACGTGAGAAGATCGGGACCTTTCAGCAAACAGGAATTCAGTGAGACTCCTTGTACCATTGCAGCGGCATCCCATACAAGGCGCACCTTGTTCGGCTTTTTGGGATTCTGCACCACGTCTAAAGGAAGATACCATACCGATGATGGATCTGTATTCAACAGCTCTGTGTTCGTTGCTTTATGGCAATAGCCTCGGCTAATGTAATGTTGTATCAGCTCGACTACTTTCTGCTGTAGGTTCTTTCGGATTAACTTTTTCTCAAACGATTTCATTCGTTCTACCGCCATAGAGTAGCTTTCCGGAAACGATGGTTGGCCTGGTTTCCAAATCAGACCGGTTTCGAATCGCTTACCTACTCTAACGGTAGTCGCTTCTAGGATTTCCCGAGCCCGACGAATGTCTTCAGACTCGATGAATTTTACAGATGGTGACGGAAGTTCTTCTAGCGCATATTGGGCTCCCAACAAATCATGGAGCTGGCGATTTGTGAGCGGTTCGACGTAGTGATGATGCAGACGAGAACTGGTATAACTCTTTACCTCGGGTCCATAAATCGTCCATCCTAGGACGGAACGGGTTGCGATGGGTTCTCCAGGAGCACCTATTCTGGATTCCAATGGTGCAAATAGGTGGAGATTGTCTAGACCCATGAGAATTCGAGGAACACTGATACCTGACATAAAAACAGGCACTCCACGTAGATGGCGATATCTATCGACGACCTCTTGAAAGTCTATTTCTTGATCCGGAAGCTTCAACTCGCCAACAGTATGCGCAGGGGCAAGTTTGAACTTCTTGTCAGAGCCAGGGGCTGAAATCGATAAATGAATTTTCATCGAAACTTCTTCATAGCGTTTGACGTCGTTAGTCCACGAAATAACGAGAGGTTCGTGAATGCCTTTGGCTCCTAGAAAATCTGCAACAGAATTTTCCACCAGCGTCGTCGACGCACCTTCGTCGAGAAATGCCAGGATTGGAATCGAATTTTCGCCACAATAAAGTACGATTGGCATCATCCGGAAAATAATTCTACGGATAGGTTTTACACGATGGTAAGCTGTAACATGGCACGCATTAACTGCTTCCTCCATACAATGCAACAATGTATGGTGACCTCCTTTACAGTTTCGCACGTCACAACGACCTgttacatttgaattttgattaattttgagcAATGATATGAGAGAGCAATTTAGGCAACAAGTTTGATTCAATAACCCACCCGTTGCATAAAACAATACGAGCGTGTTGGTTTTTAACCAAAACtgagaatcaataaaaaatgtgcAAAGTAAAAACCCATTTTGGGGGAAACTTTACTAAGCGTGCAAATGAGCGGTAAAACGTCACTGCAGTTTCCGCAAAATAGTCAAGTGTGGTGCTCGAAATCGGACGCACCAGAACAGTGCTCGTCGTGCCAAAAGCCTTTTAAAGGTGACGGATCCGGATAGTGCGGAGAACGGATATTCTCAGGCTCAGGTAGGTGCCTTTTGTGATCCTAGAGGAATCACCTAACCCCGGATTTATCGCCACAGGCCACAAAGGCACGGACAACAAATCCGAGACACGTGCCAAGATCCCAAACAAGACCGGACCAGCGCCGACAACATCAGGTCGGAGGAGACAAAGCCACGAGGAAAGTCAACTCGAAAAGGGTCGCCAAAGCGTGAGTTTCCATGAAAATCAAGGTGGCAAAATACCTAACGAGATTTTTCTTCAGGGCCCTTTTTTGGTTCCGGCATATTTTGCTCCACATCTCGGCACGTGTTCATGTTGCTGCGCACCCATTGGTATCGGCTCCAACCTTTTTTCTTTCCGGCACAAAACGAGCTCCGAACTCTTCCGAAACTGCACGGCACAGACAGCGCCATCTGTGTTTTCAACCACATACTGGACGGAAATTTTCTTTAACTTCGTTTCGTCCACGGTCCGGATCACAGCATTGTCCATCGAAACACAGGATCGAATCGCCGCCCATCCTCGGTCGAATGAGCCATTCCTGGCTTGGATCACGCGCTAGGGTCGAGACTTTTGATCGCGGTAAAATGAAGCCATTGACGAGAACGATTGTCGCGACGTTTGAACAGCACTGGACTGACACCCACCGTCTGCATCCGGGGAAGGAGAACTCGGGATTTTTGCTCCGCATCCACATGGACAGCAGGCGCGGCACACCTGATGTACCAGCTGTTTCACCGAAAAGCCAACAGAAGCGGCGATCGTGGCACAGATGGCCACTCCATCATCGCCGGCTTCGGAGCCAGCAGCTGTTGAACGTGAGCCGTAAGTGAAAATTTTACGCTACTACACTCCAACCAAAAATGACCGGAGTAATCGGGCGATGGGTGGGAGATAATAAAATGTTGCCGATAtagaaaattaacataattaaatcaatcattattTTGTGGCGATGACCATCAAGACTTTTCCATTAcaaatggcgcccaactaaaTCGAACCACTTTTGATTATTAGttcgacaaatttttgaaacttagcGTCTAGTTACAATTATCATTGTTATTAGTATTAGATAATTGATTATTATTGCGATTACTTAATTATTGCTCTTCTTGTTTATCATATCATTTTGCTGTATCATCATCagtattgttttgtttgttcaatACTGCATTTCATATTTAGCTGGTTTTAATCCGTTTCAAGATCATGAACATTCGGGCACAGATGTCAAGGGGGTTGCTAAGGAAACATCAAAaggaacgcgatctggaggcgcggtatAACCTCTATTCCGGGCCCTTGGCAATTAAGAGGATTAAATCCCTCTTTTCCTAAGACATCTGTTGCTTCTAGAAAAACCAGTAATTGTGTTTAGTCCTCACTGTAAGATCagagtcatttttttcaatgactaCAAGATTTTAATTGATTGTTTTGCTGCTTAGGAGAAAGTCTTAATAGTTTGGTTTCAGGAGTCGAAGGAATTTTTACCGGGTCTGCTGGTATAGATTGACATCATTTGCCAAGATAGGTTGGCGTTGAGTTTCGTCTTTAGTTTTAGTGTAATCTTTGCCATAATTAGATGGCGTTAAGATATTTTTGCCAAGATTCGTTGGCTTTGAGTTTATTATGATGTGTTTATGTTTTATATATTAAGTTTAAGACACCTCTGCAGTAGGTGTTACGCTTCCGAGGTATGCTCGGAATGTAGtcgatcatttttttcttccttcgaaCTCCTAGTGgcgtgattatgaatttttcatggatccttgtcatgatccatgaaaaattctaccaaagcagcaatgttgtgttacatttgaattttgattaattttgagcAATGATATGAGAGAGCAATTTAGGCAACAAGTTTGATTCAATAACCCACCCGTTGCATAAAACAATACGAGCGTGTTGGTTTTTAACCAAAACtgagaatcaataaaaaatgtgcAAAGTAAAAACCCATTTTGGGGGAAACTTTACTAAGCGTGCAAATGAGCGGTAAAACGTCACTG
This sequence is a window from Uranotaenia lowii strain MFRU-FL chromosome 3, ASM2978415v1, whole genome shotgun sequence. Protein-coding genes within it:
- the LOC129751299 gene encoding uncharacterized protein LOC129751299, giving the protein MVAQGEVFGDEIKTLKKNLSNPPSNWIPLDKSSPLLKFTPLLDSEGVLRMEGRSENANFLPFDLRFPIILPGCHAVTALLVRHYHERYGHGFRATVKNEVMQRFSISGLTSLIKQIEKACVFCKVRKCKPRTPRMAALPVQRLTPFRRPFTFVGVDYLGPVEVSVGRRREKRWIVVFTCMVIRAVHLEVAHSLSAQSCLMSIRRFISRRGPATEYFSDNGTNFQGASKEMVQQIRSIDHLCADEFTNATTSWHFNPPATPHMGGVWERMVRSVKSVMAALDDGRKLNDEILLTTLAETEDIINSRPLTHVSSDSECEALSPNTFLRGSNPNEPQEVVYPTNLAEALRNSFKRSQQLADELWKRWIKEYVPTVNQRSKWFIESTPLREGDLVYVVEGSKRKAWIRGVVEQLIVSKDGRIRQVMVRTSGGVFKRGVANLAVLEI